The genomic DNA CCCTCGGTGTCAAGCAGGCTGTTCGGGGGAACGGCCGGTGTCGCGCATCGAGGTGCAGGGGTCGGGACTCCTACGGTCGGCTGGCATGACGCACGTATCGAAGGACGCAGCCGGCCTCAGTCGGCGGACCGCGCTCACCGGGCTCGCCGGTGGGGCCGGGGTCCTGCTGGCAGGCGGCTGTACGCCCCAGGGCGCGACTTCCGCGCAAGGGCCCGCACCCAGCCGTACGGGATCGGCCACCGGCTCCGCGGACGCCGCCACGCCCGGGGTGATGACCCTCTTCAAGGATCCGGGGTTCAACTTCAACGGGCTTCTCGCACTCGGCGCGGCGGGCCAGGGCTCCAGCGAGGTGGGCGAGGTGCTCACCGCCGTGAACGCGATCAACAAGGCCGGGCCTTCGGCGCAGACGTATACCGCGACGTTCAGGAGCCTCGGTGATCAGTTGATGGTGGCGCCCGTGGACAGCAAGGCCGGGACGGAGACGACGCGCCTTCGCGCGCTGCGGGCATCGCAGTACTACGGCCAGGCACTCTTCTTCGCCCTCGGCTCCGACGACCCCGGCGGTGAGGAGCGGCTGTACAGGTCCGGGCGCCGCGGCTGGGACACGTTCTGCAAGCTGTCCGAACCGCCACCGGTGACGGCGGACGTCCCGTACGGGAGGACGCCGCTTCCGATCTGGTTGTTCCGGCCGGACGACTCCGGCGAGCGACGCCCCACCGTGATCCTCACCAACGGCAGCGACGGTCAGAACGTCGACATGTGGACTTATGGCGTCCCGGCCGCCCTGGACCGCGGCTGGAACGCCCTCGTCTACGACGGACCAGGTCAGGGGCAGTTGCTCTTCGTGGACCGGGTGGTCTTCACGCCGCGCTGGGAAACGGTTGTCACACCTCTCGTCGACTGGCTGGTCGCCCGCACCGACGTGGACGCCGGCAGGCTCGCCCTGACCGGGCTGAGCATGGCAGGCGATCTGGCGCCGCGGGCCGCCGCCTTCGAGGACAGGATCGCCGCTCTGGTGGCGATGCCCGGCGTTCTGGCTCCATGGCTGGGTTTCCCTCCGGAGATCCGGAAGATCCTCACCCCGGACAGGACGGAGACGAACAACGTCTGGAACAAGCAGGTCGTCCCCGAGTTGAACCCGGCCGAGGCCGCGACGTTGAAGAAGCGGTTCGAACCCTTCTCCGTGCCGGCGATGCTCGCCGCCCGTGGCGGGAAGATGTTCACGGACTTCCACACCCCCGCCCAGCTGATCAAGTCGCTCGACATCACGGACGTCGTAGGGCGCATCACGATGCCCACGCTGGTCCTGGACTACGACGACGAGCAGTTCTATCCGGGGCAGCCGCGCCGGATGTTCGACAGACTGACGTCCCCCAAGGACTACGTGAAGCTCACCGCGGCGACCGGCGCGCAGCTGCACTGCTCCCCGATGGCCCCGCAGCAGCACTGCGAGATCGTCTTCGACTGGCTGCAGGAGACACTGCCCGGACGCTGACCGCGTATGACGCGCAGTCGTGGACCGCGCTCGACATCACGCCGGTGCTTCGGCATCCCGAGAGGGCTCCCGCACGGCTCCCGCTCACGCGTGAGGGGCGCCCCGAAGAGCGCCCCTCACCTACGGAAAATTCCGACATCTCTGTCGGGACGACAGGATTTGAACCTGCGACCCCTTGACCCCCAGTCAAGTGCGCTACCAAGCTGCGCCACGTCCCGCTGCGAATCCCCCCGGTGTCCCCAGGCGGCCGCGCAGGACAAACATTACCTCACTCCGTCGACCGGATCGACGCCCGCGCCTGGTGGGCGCGGGTGGCGAGCGATTCGGCACCGCACGCGGTGGCCAGTTTCTGCGCCCGGGCGAGCTCCTTCGGGGAGCGGATCGCGATGCCGTAGTCGAAGCGGGCCAGGGCGTGTTCGTACGCGGACGGGGAGGCCTCCAGGTGCCGGACCGCGTCGGCGAGCAGGTGCTCGGCGTCCTCGGGGCGGGCGAACAGCGAGACGCAGCGCAGCGCCTCACCGATCGCGGTCTCCGTGCCGAACCTCTCCGCGTGCACCCGGGCCGAGGTCGCGAGTTGGGCGGCACGGGCCGGGTCGTCGTCGGCCAGGGCGCGGGCGAGGTCGCCGGCCCAGGGGGCCCAGATGCCGTTGAACCTGCCGCGCGGTTCGAGTGCCTGGCCGGCCGCCTCGAGTTCGGTGACGGCCTCCTTCGTACGGCCTTCGGCGAGCAGGAGACGGCCCCGGACGCACGGCGCGTCGGGCAGCACCATGGCGCTGGGGTAGGGCAGGCCGAAGTGGTACCTGTCAGCTATCGTGCGGGCCTCGGAGACGCGGCCGCGGGCCAGCAGGGTGTCGATGAGCAGGCAGGCGGCGTCCCAGTGGACGGGCAGACCGCTGCCGACACGGTCGGCGAGCCGCAGCCCTTCGCGCAGAAAGCCCTCGGCCTCGGCCAGTCGGCCGCGACGGCGGTGGACCAGGCCGAGGAGGGTGTGCGCGAATGCGAGGTGGGCTCCGCTCCAGCCGGAGATCTCGAAGGCGCGCACTGCCTCGCTGAAGAGTTGCTCGGCCCGGTCGAGCTGGTCGGTGAAGGCATAGGTGATGCCGA from Streptomyces sp. NBC_01707 includes the following:
- a CDS encoding S9 family peptidase; translation: MTHVSKDAAGLSRRTALTGLAGGAGVLLAGGCTPQGATSAQGPAPSRTGSATGSADAATPGVMTLFKDPGFNFNGLLALGAAGQGSSEVGEVLTAVNAINKAGPSAQTYTATFRSLGDQLMVAPVDSKAGTETTRLRALRASQYYGQALFFALGSDDPGGEERLYRSGRRGWDTFCKLSEPPPVTADVPYGRTPLPIWLFRPDDSGERRPTVILTNGSDGQNVDMWTYGVPAALDRGWNALVYDGPGQGQLLFVDRVVFTPRWETVVTPLVDWLVARTDVDAGRLALTGLSMAGDLAPRAAAFEDRIAALVAMPGVLAPWLGFPPEIRKILTPDRTETNNVWNKQVVPELNPAEAATLKKRFEPFSVPAMLAARGGKMFTDFHTPAQLIKSLDITDVVGRITMPTLVLDYDDEQFYPGQPRRMFDRLTSPKDYVKLTAATGAQLHCSPMAPQQHCEIVFDWLQETLPGR